CCCCGTAGGGTCGCCAAGTTTGTGGCACTTGGCCTGAAGCGAAAGCCTCAGGCAAAAGCTGCACCACTGCGGAGTGGTAGTTCAGTTGGTTAGAATACCGGCCTGTCACGCCGGGGGTCGCGGGTTCGAGCCCCGTCCACTCCGCCAGTCAGCACAAGGGTTAGCAGGTACGTATCTGCTAACCCTTTTTGTTTTTCTGGCTACCTCTTCACCAGCCGCTGCATCCAGTCCAGCAACGCAGTCGGCAGTGCGTCCGGCGTCGGCAGCAGCGCGTACTGGTGGGCACCAAACACGGTGGGCAGGTAGCTGGTGGCCTGCCGGTCCACGGCCAGGCAAAACGGCGAGATGCCCTGCAGCTTCGCTTCGGTCACGGCCTGGCGGGTGTCTTCGATGCCGTAGCGGCCTTCATAGACATCGCTGTCGTTCGGTTTGCCATCGGACAACAGCAGCAGCAGCCGGTGCGTGGCGCTTTCGCGCATGAGCGCGGCGCTGGCGTGGCGCAGGGCGGTGCCCGCCCGCGTGTACTGGTCGGGCTCCAGCGCCGCGATGCGCAGCGCCACGGCGGGGCTGTATGACTCCTCGAAGCGCTTGATGTCCCACACGCTCACCGCATTGGGCCCATTGCCCGAGAAGGCCTGCACCGCGAAGGGCTCGCCCATCGCCCCGAGGGCGATGCACACCAGCAGCAAGGCTTCGCGCTCGACGTCGATGACCCTGCGGCGGCTCGAGATCCAGCCATCGGTGGATCCGCTGACGTCAATGAGTATCAGGATCGCCATGTTTCGCCGGGACCGCTGTTGCGAGCAATACAGGTCCTGGGTCATCGGCCAACCGGCGCGCATGTTCGCCAGTCCTTCGACGCAGGCTTCCAGGTCGATGTCGTCGCCGTCTGTCTGGCGGCGCCGCAGCGTGCGCTGGGGGCGCAGTGCCGCGAAACGCTGGCGTATGGCGCCGAGCACCGGGCGATGCTCGGCCAGGGTGTCGTCCACCCACTGCTGTACTCCCACCGGTGCTGCCAGCACCCGCACCGTGGCGCCGGGGTGGCGGTAGGCCTCGATCCGGCAATCCCACTCGGGGTAGCAGAACGCCTGGGGTGCGTCGGACGCGGCAGCCTTGGTGTGACGGGGATGTACCGTGGGCGGGTCGTCGGACAGCAATACCTCCGGGGCCTGGCCCGGCGTCCAGACCAGCCGCGCCTGGGCGAGATCGGAGACCAGGTCGGCGAACTCGTCGGCCGCCGCATGCTGGTCGCGGTCGGTTGGCCGCTGCATTCCGAGCGGGTCCTCGGCCTGTTCGTGGGGTGCTTCGGGCGGGATCATCCAGGCGCCCTGCGCCGTGTCATCTTCCTGCTCGGCGCCTTCACGCACTTCGGGGCGACGCACCAGGCGCGCGCTGCGAGTCGTGCGTTCGGCGGTGTCGCCGATCGGGTCGCTGCCTTCAAGGCGTGGGTCCATGGCATCGCCCGGCTTGCGCAACGCGCCGGTCCAGCCGTCCAGGAACAGGGACGGGGCGCCCAGGCGCCCCGCGCTGGCCAAGTCCCGGACCATCTCGGCCGCAAGGAGACGTGCGATGCAGGCCGATTCTTCCGGCGATGTATCGATGGGCGCATGCTTATTCGGCCCATCGCAAGGCTGCGCGATCAAGGCGCGCACCCAGGCTTCCAGAGGTCGGCGCGCTGCGGGGAACTGTGCCAGCGGCGGACGGGCAGCCAGCGCTGCGCGGCGCCAGCTGTTCAAGGAGCTGGACATGCCGCGCAACAGGCGCGCCAGCGCCGCGTCGGCCGCAATGGCTTCCAGCAGCAGGTAGATGTCGAGAACCAGCGGCGAGTCACAGTGGTCCACGCCCGCGGCGCTGCCCCGGCTCGCCCGCATGGCCTGTACCAGGGCCATGGTGCGAAAGCGGTCCATGGCCAGCGTGGTGTCGGTCAGGCCGGTTTCAGACGGCAACCAGATGCACTGGCCATCTGTGGCCGGCAGCGCCATGCGCGCCTGCGGGAAAGCGTTGCGCTGGAAGGTCTTGGCGAGCCAAGTGGGCCTTGCTGGCATCTGCGCCGTGCGCAAGCGGTAGGCCGTGCCGAACACCGCCTTGATCAGCAGGCCCAGACGCGGCGCCACATCGGCCAGCAGGGTCATGGGCCGGGGCGGTGTCCTGGCCCGATGCCGTCGCCACAGGGTCTGTGTGAAAACGGTCGCGTGGCGGGCCACGTCGGTGATCACGTCCTCGGCTTCGGCCATGGGGGTGTTACTCGATCAGACGAAGGTGGCGTCGACCAGATCGCGCATCGCGCCCACCAGCGCTTCGTCGTCCGACAGCGGCGACACCACGGCGCTGTGGCAAGCCTGCCGCGTGGGGACGCCACTGGCCACCAGCGCGGCCGCTGCGATCAACAAGCGGGTGCTCGGCACCTCCGCCAATCCGCGGTCGCGCAGTTGGCGCAAGCGTTGCCCGAGCGACACCAGCGCCACGGCCGTGGCATGGTCGGCGCCGGCCTCGCTCTCGATGATGGCCGCCTCACGCGCAGCGGGAGGGAAGTCGAAGTCGAGCGCCACGAAGCGCTGCCGCGTGCTGGGCTTGAGGTCTTTGAGCATGCGCTGGTAGCCCGGGTTGTAGGAGATGACCAGCTGAAAGCCGGGTGCCGCCACCAGTGTCTCGCCGGTCTTGTCGATCGGCAGCATGCGGCGGTGGTCGGTCAAGGAATGCAGCACCACCGTGGTGTCTTGCCGGGCTTCGACCACTTCGTCGAGGTAGCAGATGGCGCCCTCGCGCACAGCGCGGGTCAGGGGCCCGTCCTGCCAGGCCGTGCCGTCGTTGCGGATCAGGAAGCGGCCGATCAGATCGCTCGCGCTCAGGTCGTCGTGGCAGGAAATCGTGACCAGGGGGCGCTTGAGCTTCCAGGCCATGTGTTCGACAAAACGGGTCTTGCCGCACCCGGTGGGGCCCTTGAGCATCACGGCCAGCCGCAAGGCATGGCAGTGCTCGAAGATGGCCACCTCGGCGCCCGATGGTAGGTAATACGGCTCGCTGCCGGTCGATGGTTCTGACCGGTCCAGCGGGTCAACGGTGTGGAGCAGCGCGGTGGTCATGGCCTTACTGACGCGGTGGGCAAGACCGTCCCGGCGGTGGGAGCGCCTGTCGTCATGGCCTCCTCGTCGAGGTCGAAGCGGGGTGCATGGCGGAAGAAGTCGTAGATGAACAGCCCCACGCCGGTCGCGAACAGCGAGCCGGTGGCGATCAGCATGACGAAGTGCACCTGTATCTTCAGTTGGGCGTCGAGATAGCCCATGCCCATGATGCGCTCCAGATAGACCTGCGCGATGCCGGCGGTGGCAAACGACAGCGTCATGCCGAACATGCCGCCGACCTGCATCCAGAACGCCCAGTAGCCGAGGCTGCTGCCTTGTTCGCTGCGCCCCGGCGTCATCGCTGGCAGCGCGTAGGTGATCATGGCCAGCACGATCATGGCGTAGGCGCCGTAGAAAGCGGCGTGCCCGTGCATGGCAGTGATCAGCGTGCCGTGGGTCCATTTGTTGACGTCAGGGAACGTGTGCGCCAGGCCCAGCAGGCCGGCCCCGAACAGGGTGAACACCGCGCTGCCGATGGTCCAGTGCAGGGCCAGCGTGTTGGGGTGCGACAGGCCCGCGCGGCGCATGGCCGAATACGCGAACATCGCCATGCCCACCAGCGCCGCGGGCTCCAGCGCGCTGAAGATGCCACCGATGGGCAACCAGTACGACGGCACGCCCACCCAGTAGTAGTGGTGTGCCGTGCCCAGAATGCCGGCGATGAAGACCAGGCCCACGATCACATACAGCCACTTTTCCATGACCTCCCGGTCGGCGCCGGACAAGCGGATCAACAGATAGGCCAGAAAGCCGCCCTGGATCATCACCCACACGCCTTCCACCCAGAGGTGGATCGTCCACCAGCGGTAGTAGATGGAGACGGTGTAGTTCTCGTACTCCAGCAGCGCGGGCAGGTACAGCAGCGCGGCCAGGCCGAGACCGAGCACGAGCACGCCCTCCGTGGTGGTGAAGCGTTTGGAGCGCCAGATCGTCATGCCGATGTTGTAGAGAAAGATCAGCATGCAGATCACGATCACGATCTTGTGCGGCAGGGGCTGCTCCAGCAGCTTGTTGCCGGTGCCGTAGCGAAACAGATAGCCCACCACGGCGGTCACGCCCATCAGGGTCCACAGGACCAGCTGCACATAGGCGAGCCGGGTGCTGTAGAGCTCGGTGCGCGATTCGTCGGGCACCATCCAGTAGGTGGCGCCCATGAAGCCAGTGAGCACCCACACGATCAGCAGGTTGGTGTGGATCACCTTGGTCACATCGAAGGGCAGGATGTTGAGCAGCGGATCGGGCCCGAGGTATTTGGCGGCCGACAGCAGGCCAAACACCAGCTGCAACCCGAACAACACCATGGCCACGGCGAAATACCAGTAGGCAACCGATTGAGACCTGTAGCGCATGTCGAAACTCCTGCAGAGGGGCGGCGGTGGCCCGCTGCCGGTGTGGGCTTGGCGGCGTCGCAGCCCGTTACTTGAAGGTCGCCAGGTACGCCGCGAGGTGGGTGACCTGTTCGGGCGTCAGGTCCTTGCCGTAGGTGTTCGGCATGAACGAGACCCCGTCGGCCGAGTACATGGGGCCTGCGACCAGGTGCGCGCTGGGCTGGGTGATGGACTCGCGAAGGTAGCTCGCCAGGTCGGTGGCGGTGCCTTTGTAGCCGGGTGAGGCCAGGGTCTGCTGCGTGCGTGTGGCGATGCCCGCCAGCGAGGGGCCCGCCATGTCGGCGCCCGCCGTGAGGGAGTGGCAGGCGGTGCAGGCGGGGGCGGCGGTTCTGAACATCCGCTCGCCCAGGGCCACCGGGTCTTTGTCGGAGGTGGCTGCCGCTGAGGTCGATCCTGCAGGCGTCGAAGCCGCCGCCACGGCGGGGACAGTCGCGTTCCCTCCTGTGGCGCCCAGGCCGGTGACCATGATCGGCCGCGGTGGCCAGCCCTGGTTGTCCACCTGGCTCACCCAGTCGAGAAACGCGATCAGGCCGTCAATCTCGGCATCGCTCAGGTTCTGCTGGGGCATGAGCCGCCGGTGGCGCTGCTCGTCGTAGAACTTCGACGGGTCTTTCAGGAAGGCCCGCAGGTAGGGCGCGCCGCGCTGCTGTGCGATCTTGGTCAGGTCGGGCGCGTAATACGCACCTTCACCAAAGATGGTGTGGCAGTTGATGCAGTTGTTCTTGTGCCAGGTGTTCTTGCCCAGCGTGACCGCGGGCGTGATGTTCTGCGCGTTCGTCAGCTTCGGGAACTGGCGGTGGCTGTCGATGGTGAGGCCGAGAAAGATCAGCGTGGCGAGCAGCGTGGAGCCGATCGCGAAATACCGTGCCTGGCGCTTGTTCATGTGTCTGCACCCGCGTCAGACGCTGATGCCCGTCCAGTGAATGACGCTGATGGCGGCGGCGTACGCGATGCCGGTGGCCATCAAACCGAGCACGATATGGCTGAACACCTGGAGACTTCGGTACGCGGTCATGGGAGGCACCTCGGCAGTTGCGCCCGCGTTCTCTCAAGGGCGAGAGAGGCAGGCGGACGGTGCATGGTGACCAGTCCGTTTCTTGCGGTCCGTACGGCAACGCACACATGGAGCGCTGGCAGCCTTTCATGGCCCGCTGCGTGCGATGAGCAGGCAACGGGGTGGGACCGCTACCCGAACTTGAACAGAATGCCGTGGCCGCCGCGTGGGTATTCCCAGTCCACGTTCAGGTGTTCGCTGCAGATGACGCGGCAGCTGCCGCACTCCAGGCAGCCGTCGGTGATCAGGGTCACCGCGCCGTTGCCTTCGGTCTTGTAGCAGGAGGCCGGGCAGACGAAGGTGCAGCTCTTGACGACGCAGTCGTTGGTGCAGACGCTGGCGTCCTTGATCCGGATGTGCGGCCGTCCGGCGTCGACGCGGTAGCGGTTCTGGAAGAGCTTTTCTTCCACATTGACGGTGATGGCGTTCATCGGATGGCCTTCCAGAGTTTGTACGCGTCGCCCACCAGTCCGGTGAGTTTGCGGGTCTTGCGAAAGTGGGCAAAGATTTCGCGCTCTTTGGTTTTCTTGTCCACGCCGTCCACGGTGATCATGGTGCGCGCGGCCTGCGCCACCATGTCGGGGTAGCTGGTGAAGAATTGCGGGTTCTTGTGCAGCACGGCCGGCATGTCGCGGTACTTGTGCAGGTCCTTCATCACGAAGCTGGCGTCGAGCGCGGTCTTGTAGCTCTTGAGCGCCTTGCTGTCGAAACCCCGGTTCGCGGCCTTGGCGGCGATCACCGCTTCGCCCGCGAGGCGCCCGGTGGTCATGGCGAGGTTGGAGCCTTCGCGGTGCACCGCGTTGACGAAGCCACCCGAGTCGCCCACGATCATCCAGCCGTTGCCGTAGACCTGCGGAATGGCATGGAAGCCGCCTTCCGGGATCAGGTGGGCGCAGTACTCCTTCATCTCGCCGCCCTCGATCAGCGGGGCGATGGCGGGGTGGCGCTTCATCTGTTCGAGCAGCACGTAGGGGCTGGTGCGGTTCGGGTTGTTCTTGAAGTCGCCCAGCATGCAGCCCACGCCGATGGTCAGCGACTCCTTGTTGGTGTAGAGGAAGCCGGTGCCCATCATGCCGTCGGTGATGCGGCCGATCATCTCGATGACGACGCCCGATTCTTCGCCGATGTTGAAGCGCTGGCGGATGGTCTCTTCGGGCATGAAGAGGATTTCCTTCACGGCCAGTGCCACGTCGCCGGCCTGGATGTCGCCATGGAACCCGGCCTTGCGCGCCAGCGTGGAGTTCACGCCGTCGGCCAGCACCACCACGTCGGCGTAGATGTCACCCTGTTCGCGGTCGCACTGCACGCCCACCACCTGGTCGCCGTCCATGATGAGGTGGTTCACGGTGGTCTCGCAGATCAGCAGCGCGCCGGCCTCGCGCACCTTGGAGCTGAACCATTTGTCGAACTGCGCGCGGATGATGGTGTAGCGGTTGTACGGCGGCTTGTTGTGGTCTTCGCTGCGGATGTGGGTGCCGACGAAGGAACTCTCGTCGAGCAGCCACATGCGCTGTTCGATGATGTGGCGCTCCAGCGGCGCGTCTTCGCGGAAATCGGGAATGATCTCTTCGAGTGCCTTGGCGTACAGGATCGCACCCTGCACGTTCTTGCTGCCCGGGTATTCGCCGCGTTCGATCTGCAGCACCTTGAGACCGGCCTTGGCCATGGTGTAGGCGCAGGCGTTGCCCGAGGGCCCCGCGCCCACGACGATGGCATCGAATTGAGAGGGTTTTTTCATCGCATTCTCCTGTGAGCGGGTCAGGCCACCTGCCGGCTGCGCAGGGCCAGATGGGCGGAAAAGGCCTGGGTCAGCGCGGGCAGCACCTGCATCGCGTTGCCCACGATGCCGTAGTGCGCGAACTCGAAGATGGGCGCATTGGCGTCGGTGTTGATCGCCACGATCACGTCCGACGCATCCATGCCGACCCGGTGCTGCACCGAGCCCGAGATGCCCGCGGCGATGTAGAGCTTGGGCCGCACGGTCTTGCCGGTCTGGCCGACCTGGCGCTCCGCCTCCACCCAGCCGGCCTGCACGCAGGGCCGGGTGGCGCCCACTTCGCCGCCGAGCACGCGCGCCAGCTCGAACAGCAGCTTGAAGTTCTCGGGGTTCTTCATGCCCTTGCCGCCGCTGACGATCACGTCCGCGTAGGGCAGGTTGATCTGGTGGCTGTTGGCGTCGGCGATGAAGTCGAGCAGCTTGGTGACGATCTGCGTCTCCACCATGCCCAGCGTCTCCTGCACCGTCTCGCCGCCGCGGCCGGGCTCGGCCTTGGGCATGAGCATCACGCGCGGGCGCACCGTGGCCATCTGCGGGCGGTAGGCCAGGGTCATGATGGTGCAGTAGAGCGAGCCCCCAAAAGTGGGCCGCGTGGCCGCCAGGGCGCGGGTGGCCGGGTCGATGTTGAGCTCGGTGCAGTCGGCCGTCAGGCCGGTGAGCAGCGTGGTCGCCACCGAGCCCGCCAGGTCGCGGCCCATCGAGGTGGCGCCCAGCAGCAGGATCTCGGGCTGGTACTTGTTGACCAGATCGGT
This Hydrogenophaga taeniospiralis DNA region includes the following protein-coding sequences:
- a CDS encoding nitric oxide reductase activation protein NorD; the protein is MAEAEDVITDVARHATVFTQTLWRRHRARTPPRPMTLLADVAPRLGLLIKAVFGTAYRLRTAQMPARPTWLAKTFQRNAFPQARMALPATDGQCIWLPSETGLTDTTLAMDRFRTMALVQAMRASRGSAAGVDHCDSPLVLDIYLLLEAIAADAALARLLRGMSSSLNSWRRAALAARPPLAQFPAARRPLEAWVRALIAQPCDGPNKHAPIDTSPEESACIARLLAAEMVRDLASAGRLGAPSLFLDGWTGALRKPGDAMDPRLEGSDPIGDTAERTTRSARLVRRPEVREGAEQEDDTAQGAWMIPPEAPHEQAEDPLGMQRPTDRDQHAAADEFADLVSDLAQARLVWTPGQAPEVLLSDDPPTVHPRHTKAAASDAPQAFCYPEWDCRIEAYRHPGATVRVLAAPVGVQQWVDDTLAEHRPVLGAIRQRFAALRPQRTLRRRQTDGDDIDLEACVEGLANMRAGWPMTQDLYCSQQRSRRNMAILILIDVSGSTDGWISSRRRVIDVEREALLLVCIALGAMGEPFAVQAFSGNGPNAVSVWDIKRFEESYSPAVALRIAALEPDQYTRAGTALRHASAALMRESATHRLLLLLSDGKPNDSDVYEGRYGIEDTRQAVTEAKLQGISPFCLAVDRQATSYLPTVFGAHQYALLPTPDALPTALLDWMQRLVKR
- a CDS encoding CbbQ/NirQ/NorQ/GpvN family protein, translated to MTTALLHTVDPLDRSEPSTGSEPYYLPSGAEVAIFEHCHALRLAVMLKGPTGCGKTRFVEHMAWKLKRPLVTISCHDDLSASDLIGRFLIRNDGTAWQDGPLTRAVREGAICYLDEVVEARQDTTVVLHSLTDHRRMLPIDKTGETLVAAPGFQLVISYNPGYQRMLKDLKPSTRQRFVALDFDFPPAAREAAIIESEAGADHATAVALVSLGQRLRQLRDRGLAEVPSTRLLIAAAALVASGVPTRQACHSAVVSPLSDDEALVGAMRDLVDATFV
- a CDS encoding cbb3-type cytochrome c oxidase subunit I: MRYRSQSVAYWYFAVAMVLFGLQLVFGLLSAAKYLGPDPLLNILPFDVTKVIHTNLLIVWVLTGFMGATYWMVPDESRTELYSTRLAYVQLVLWTLMGVTAVVGYLFRYGTGNKLLEQPLPHKIVIVICMLIFLYNIGMTIWRSKRFTTTEGVLVLGLGLAALLYLPALLEYENYTVSIYYRWWTIHLWVEGVWVMIQGGFLAYLLIRLSGADREVMEKWLYVIVGLVFIAGILGTAHHYYWVGVPSYWLPIGGIFSALEPAALVGMAMFAYSAMRRAGLSHPNTLALHWTIGSAVFTLFGAGLLGLAHTFPDVNKWTHGTLITAMHGHAAFYGAYAMIVLAMITYALPAMTPGRSEQGSSLGYWAFWMQVGGMFGMTLSFATAGIAQVYLERIMGMGYLDAQLKIQVHFVMLIATGSLFATGVGLFIYDFFRHAPRFDLDEEAMTTGAPTAGTVLPTASVRP
- a CDS encoding c-type cytochrome; this translates as MNKRQARYFAIGSTLLATLIFLGLTIDSHRQFPKLTNAQNITPAVTLGKNTWHKNNCINCHTIFGEGAYYAPDLTKIAQQRGAPYLRAFLKDPSKFYDEQRHRRLMPQQNLSDAEIDGLIAFLDWVSQVDNQGWPPRPIMVTGLGATGGNATVPAVAAASTPAGSTSAAATSDKDPVALGERMFRTAAPACTACHSLTAGADMAGPSLAGIATRTQQTLASPGYKGTATDLASYLRESITQPSAHLVAGPMYSADGVSFMPNTYGKDLTPEQVTHLAAYLATFK
- a CDS encoding ferredoxin family protein, with product MNAITVNVEEKLFQNRYRVDAGRPHIRIKDASVCTNDCVVKSCTFVCPASCYKTEGNGAVTLITDGCLECGSCRVICSEHLNVDWEYPRGGHGILFKFG
- a CDS encoding FAD-dependent monooxygenase, with the translated sequence MTRSQENAMKKPSQFDAIVVGAGPSGNACAYTMAKAGLKVLQIERGEYPGSKNVQGAILYAKALEEIIPDFREDAPLERHIIEQRMWLLDESSFVGTHIRSEDHNKPPYNRYTIIRAQFDKWFSSKVREAGALLICETTVNHLIMDGDQVVGVQCDREQGDIYADVVVLADGVNSTLARKAGFHGDIQAGDVALAVKEILFMPEETIRQRFNIGEESGVVIEMIGRITDGMMGTGFLYTNKESLTIGVGCMLGDFKNNPNRTSPYVLLEQMKRHPAIAPLIEGGEMKEYCAHLIPEGGFHAIPQVYGNGWMIVGDSGGFVNAVHREGSNLAMTTGRLAGEAVIAAKAANRGFDSKALKSYKTALDASFVMKDLHKYRDMPAVLHKNPQFFTSYPDMVAQAARTMITVDGVDKKTKEREIFAHFRKTRKLTGLVGDAYKLWKAIR
- a CDS encoding electron transfer flavoprotein subunit alpha/FixB family protein, which produces MTEPAAPAKRPAGRGRNLELSDELKAYKGVWVFIEHDRGHVHSVSWELLGEARKLADKLGSAVGAVLLGGPDEQLEKFAAEAFTFGADTAYIMKDPVLKGYRNEPFTKGLTDLVNKYQPEILLLGATSMGRDLAGSVATTLLTGLTADCTELNIDPATRALAATRPTFGGSLYCTIMTLAYRPQMATVRPRVMLMPKAEPGRGGETVQETLGMVETQIVTKLLDFIADANSHQINLPYADVIVSGGKGMKNPENFKLLFELARVLGGEVGATRPCVQAGWVEAERQVGQTGKTVRPKLYIAAGISGSVQHRVGMDASDVIVAINTDANAPIFEFAHYGIVGNAMQVLPALTQAFSAHLALRSRQVA